The Elaeis guineensis isolate ETL-2024a chromosome 5, EG11, whole genome shotgun sequence DNA segment CTTTGGGCAGACATCACTGTTCATGATCAGTCACATGAAAAGTACAACAGCTTTAAAATCAACCAAACAAATGCAAAGATCCGAGCAATGAAATGGTAAAGCTTTTGGAATATAGAATAAACAAAAGATCTGTACATCTTCACGAGTTTAAACAAccgattatttaaatcttctagctATAATATATTTGATACCATAAAACACCATTCCTTCAAAGATTACAATTCCCGCTTATCTCCAATTTGTcacaatttaatcaaatcaacagAGAATGGGTCAAAAGGCCTTACCTCCAAACGTTTTGCCCCAGAATAACTGCCGCCCATCCTCATCCTCCTCATCAAACTCATCATCATATCCATGCTCTCCATCGCCTCTGTACCCCGGTTCACTGCCATACCCGGACTCATTCCCCTGCGACTCCAGAGCCCCAGACCCTCCTCCACCCTGAAACGACCCGAATCCGGAGCTGTCCCTCTCCAACCCGGCTCCCCCCGCgacctccctgctctccttcctcgagATCCGCGCCTCGCTGACGTCCGACCCCCAGCTTCCATCCCCGTTCAAGAACAGCTCCCCGCTGGAGTCCGTGCCCCCGGCCGCGAGAGGGAAATCAGAGCAGGTGGCGTATGCCGCCGACGCGCTGCCCCGCCGGCGGGTGCCGCTCCGGTCGCTGCTCCGACCCGACACGGACCGGGACCCCCTGCGGCGGCGCTTACGGGCGAGCCACCGGAAGCTCTCCTCCCGAGGGCGGGGCGGAGGGTCGTCGAAGAGGCTGAGACGAGACAGATCGAGGGAGTCGGCGGCGGTAGTGGGGATGGGAGCGGTAGAGCGATCGGGGCGGCAGGGCTTCTTGGCGTGGAAGGGGTAGGGCTTGGAGGAGGAGGGATCGACGCCGAGGGTCTGGAGCTGGAAGGGCTTCCAGGCGTGGAGCTGCAGGGTGCACGCCTCCACGGCGTGCCGGGAATTCACCGCCCGGGGCGTCATCGCCGGCGACAATCCGTCATTCTCTCTATATCCTCTCAATCTTGATGTAGGGCGAGGAGAAATAGGGGTGGGTTTTGGAGCGGTTTGCAGAGAATCCAGCGCGGAGAAAAAGGGGATCAAGCCTCTCCGTTTTCCGATAGGAccaggggaggagaagaggacgGATTTATTAAATCTTGGTATGAAGGTTTCCGCTTATATTTCGTACAAGGATAGGAAGGATCCACTGTTGGTTTCGTTGTCTGGGCAAATCTCAACCGCATatgttttgaggaaaaaaaaaaaaaaaagagagctggAGATTTTTTACGAAAAACTGATGAGACCAATATCGTTGAGAAAATGATTCGGATATGAGAGGTGTGGGACCCAACCGTGGTCGTGGTCTCTTCCTAAACGCGTTTCTTCTGTTTAGGTGTCGTTTGCCAGTTTATCGAGCATTCCAGAAACTCAAATTTTCCGACGACACAAAATTAGTCATAAGTTTTTATAATTTAGGAGAAAGTGAGACGCGCTGCAGCCGTTCGATCTTGTTAGGGATATAGATCGACGTGAGTCAGAATGGGGGATGTGATGGACTAATTTGCAAAGGATAGGGGTGTTTTTCGTACACATGTCTCAGTGTAACGTTGAATTTGGAACGTGTTAGGTTGCTTGCGTCGGCACGAGAAGATAAGTGGAGAAATTATTAGCTGGAATCATAGTTGGCCTTAAAAACATTGTAGTATGTGTTGTTAAAAAGGGAAAAGTATTAA contains these protein-coding regions:
- the LOC105045195 gene encoding uncharacterized protein isoform X2, whose amino-acid sequence is MTPRAVNSRHAVEACTLQLHAWKPFQLQTLGVDPSSSKPYPFHAKKPCRPDRSTAPIPTTAADSLDLSRLSLFDDPPPRPREESFRWLARKRRRRGSRSVSGRSSDRSGTRRRGSASAAYATCSDFPLAAGGTDSSGELFLNGDGSWGSDVSEARISRKESREVAGGAGLERDSSGFGSFQGGGGSGALESQGNESGYGSEPGYRGDGEHGYDDEFDEEDEDGRQLFWGKTFGGENNFAEQKTHHRGRRKKHDCRTMVPLR
- the LOC105045195 gene encoding uncharacterized protein isoform X1, with the translated sequence MTPRAVNSRHAVEACTLQLHAWKPFQLQTLGVDPSSSKPYPFHAKKPCRPDRSTAPIPTTAADSLDLSRLSLFDDPPPRPREESFRWLARKRRRRGSRSVSGRSSDRSGTRRRGSASAAYATCSDFPLAAGGTDSSGELFLNGDGSWGSDVSEARISRKESREVAGGAGLERDSSGFGSFQGGGGSGALESQGNESGYGSEPGYRGDGEHGYDDEFDEEDEDGRQLFWGKTFGDTNQMEIVGENNFAEQKTHHRGRRKKHDCRTMVPLR